The Alkalilimnicola sp. S0819 genome includes a window with the following:
- a CDS encoding YqaA family protein, with protein MSEAAAAPGLFGRLYLMVLRWAGHRHAPWYLGGLSFAESSFFPIPPDVMLAPMVMARPSHAWRLAALTTATSVLGGLLGYLIGYFALDIIEPWLHSLGWWEAYLQVRGWFLHWGFWVILVAGFSPIPYKLFTIAAGTLGLGVLPFVLGSLLGRGARFYLVAGLIAWGGPRLEPWLRTYIERIGWLTVALLAAGVLLLR; from the coding sequence ATGAGCGAAGCCGCCGCCGCGCCAGGCCTGTTCGGGCGCTTGTATCTTATGGTGCTGCGCTGGGCGGGGCATCGCCACGCGCCCTGGTATCTGGGCGGGCTGAGTTTCGCCGAATCCTCCTTCTTCCCCATTCCGCCGGACGTGATGCTCGCCCCCATGGTCATGGCGCGCCCCAGTCACGCCTGGCGCCTGGCCGCCCTGACCACCGCCACCTCGGTGCTGGGCGGCCTGCTGGGTTATCTGATCGGCTATTTCGCCCTGGACATCATCGAGCCCTGGCTGCACAGCCTTGGTTGGTGGGAGGCCTACCTGCAGGTCCGCGGCTGGTTTCTGCACTGGGGCTTTTGGGTCATACTCGTGGCGGGTTTCTCGCCGATACCCTACAAGCTGTTCACCATCGCGGCGGGGACGCTGGGCCTTGGGGTACTGCCCTTCGTGCTGGGTTCGCTGCTGGGGCGGGGGGCGCGCTTCTACCTGGTGGCGGGCTTGATCGCCTGGGGCGGGCCGCGGCTGGAGCCCTGGCTGAGGACATACATTGAACGGATCGGATGGTTGACGGTAGCGCTATTGGCCGCGGGCGTCTTGTTGCTGCGCTAG
- a CDS encoding Smr/MutS family protein, with protein MRDHDDQDLDIDRVQFRSAMADVRPLGPVAEPVRPPPPRPVPLQRIADDKAVLAELLDGPDPEGLESGEELAYARDGLQRRVWRKLRRGQYRLDAELDLHGLTVPLAREALREFFGECRQRDLGCVRVIHGKGRRSDNRGPVLKGKVDHWLRQLDCVLAFCSAQPRDGGSGAVYVLLRRPKASSV; from the coding sequence ATGCGCGACCATGACGACCAGGATCTGGACATCGACCGGGTGCAATTCCGCAGCGCCATGGCCGATGTGCGCCCGCTGGGCCCGGTCGCCGAACCGGTGCGCCCGCCGCCGCCTCGCCCCGTCCCCCTGCAGCGCATCGCCGATGACAAGGCCGTGCTCGCCGAGCTGCTGGACGGCCCCGACCCCGAGGGGCTGGAGAGCGGCGAGGAGCTCGCCTACGCCCGGGACGGCCTGCAACGCCGGGTATGGCGCAAGCTGCGCCGGGGCCAGTACCGGCTCGATGCCGAGCTGGACCTCCACGGCCTGACCGTGCCGCTGGCCCGGGAAGCCCTGCGGGAGTTCTTCGGCGAGTGCCGGCAGCGCGATCTCGGCTGCGTGCGGGTCATCCACGGCAAGGGCCGGCGTTCGGACAACCGCGGCCCGGTGCTCAAGGGCAAGGTGGACCACTGGCTGCGCCAACTGGACTGCGTGCTGGCCTTCTGCTCCGCGCAACCCCGCGATGGCGGCAGCGGCGCGGTCTATGTGCTGCTGCGCCGGCCAAAAGCCTCTTCCGTGTAG
- the truD gene encoding tRNA pseudouridine(13) synthase TruD, producing the protein MSALRPLPYAHGEPLGRALLRASPEDFRVFEELPFSPTGAGEHLMLRVRKRGWNTDAVAGLLAQRFGVGRQAVSYAGLKDRWAVTEQWFSVHLPGTEAALPALDEGVEILQAARHDRKLRRGALSGNRFSLRLRAVESAAAPLSARLGLIARLGVPNYFGEQRFGRSGDNVSRARALLAGEFRTRNRNLRGILYSAARSELFNRVLAARLAQRSWDRPLEGDVMMLDGRSACFSGEPGDTALARRMALMDIHPTGPLPGKGGLEPVGAAGELEQQVLADEAELIAGLVRAGLDGARRALRLRVGGLRWHFPAPDQLQLDFSLPAGAYATAVVRELCAAYEEKPEPA; encoded by the coding sequence ATGAGCGCATTGCGGCCGCTGCCCTACGCCCACGGCGAGCCCCTGGGGCGGGCCTTGCTGCGGGCAAGCCCCGAGGATTTTCGCGTCTTCGAAGAGCTGCCCTTCAGTCCCACGGGGGCGGGCGAGCACCTGATGCTGCGGGTCCGCAAGCGCGGCTGGAACACCGACGCCGTGGCCGGGTTGCTGGCGCAGCGCTTCGGCGTGGGGCGTCAGGCGGTGAGCTACGCGGGCTTGAAGGACCGCTGGGCGGTCACCGAGCAGTGGTTCTCGGTGCATCTGCCCGGCACCGAAGCCGCGCTGCCGGCGCTCGACGAGGGCGTGGAGATCCTCCAGGCCGCGCGGCACGATCGCAAGCTGCGCCGCGGTGCGCTGAGCGGCAATCGCTTCAGCCTGCGCCTGCGCGCGGTGGAGTCCGCGGCCGCGCCGCTCTCGGCGCGCCTGGGCTTGATCGCCCGGCTCGGGGTGCCCAACTATTTCGGGGAGCAGCGCTTCGGGCGCTCCGGCGACAACGTCAGCCGGGCCCGCGCGCTCCTGGCCGGGGAATTCCGCACCCGCAACCGGAACTTGCGCGGCATACTCTATTCCGCCGCCCGCTCCGAGCTCTTCAACCGGGTGCTGGCCGCGCGGCTGGCGCAGCGGAGCTGGGATCGCCCCCTGGAGGGCGATGTGATGATGCTCGACGGGCGCAGCGCCTGCTTTTCCGGAGAGCCGGGGGATACGGCGCTGGCGCGGCGCATGGCGCTGATGGACATCCACCCCACCGGTCCGCTGCCGGGCAAGGGCGGCCTGGAGCCCGTGGGGGCGGCCGGTGAGCTGGAGCAGCAAGTGCTGGCCGACGAGGCCGAACTGATCGCCGGCCTGGTGCGCGCCGGGCTGGACGGCGCGCGGCGTGCCCTGCGGTTGCGCGTTGGCGGTCTGCGCTGGCATTTTCCCGCGCCGGATCAGCTGCAACTGGATTTCAGCCTGCCCGCCGGCGCCTACGCCACCGCCGTGGTGCGGGAGCTGTGCGCGGCTTACGAGGAAAAACCGGAGCCGGCGTAA
- the ispD gene encoding 2-C-methyl-D-erythritol 4-phosphate cytidylyltransferase encodes MSTRIWAVLPAAGIGRRMGAAIPKQYLNLRDRPVIHWSLDALLEHPRVHGAVLALAAEDTHWEALAYGHDKPVHRVRGGAERAHSVLNALRFLAQRGAGEDWVLVHDAVRPCLDLAELDALLDQGLSSEHGALLAVPVRDTLKRADRGGHVAQTVQREGVWHALTPQLFPLCRLLQALEAAMTAEALVTDEASAMERAGYQPRLVEGRATNLKITRPADLDLAAAILEYRGEAADADRAGL; translated from the coding sequence ATGAGCACACGCATCTGGGCCGTGCTGCCCGCCGCCGGCATCGGTCGGCGCATGGGTGCCGCCATCCCCAAGCAGTATCTGAACCTGCGTGACCGGCCGGTGATCCACTGGTCGCTGGATGCACTGCTGGAGCACCCCCGGGTACATGGCGCGGTGCTGGCCCTGGCCGCCGAGGACACCCATTGGGAAGCCCTGGCGTACGGGCACGACAAGCCCGTGCACCGGGTGCGGGGCGGCGCCGAACGGGCCCATTCGGTGCTCAACGCCCTGCGCTTTCTAGCCCAGCGGGGCGCCGGCGAGGACTGGGTGCTGGTGCATGACGCCGTGCGTCCCTGCCTGGATCTGGCCGAACTCGACGCCCTGCTGGATCAGGGCCTGAGCTCCGAGCACGGCGCGCTGCTCGCCGTGCCGGTGCGCGACACCCTCAAACGCGCCGACCGGGGTGGCCACGTGGCCCAGACCGTGCAGCGCGAGGGCGTGTGGCACGCGCTCACCCCCCAGCTCTTTCCCCTGTGCCGCCTGCTCCAGGCCCTGGAGGCGGCCATGACCGCCGAAGCCCTGGTCACCGACGAGGCCTCCGCCATGGAGCGGGCCGGCTACCAGCCGCGGCTGGTGGAGGGGCGCGCCACGAATCTCAAGATCACCCGCCCGGCGGACCTGGACCTGGCCGCCGCCATTCTCGAATACCGCGGGGAGGCCGCCGATGCGGATCGGGCAGGGCTTTGA
- a CDS encoding protein-L-isoaspartate(D-aspartate) O-methyltransferase, translating to MDTRRFQGIGMTSERTRRRLVDRLRERGVGDERVLEAIRATPRHLFLDEALASRAYEDSSLPIGHGQTLSQPYIVARMTETLLAEGVPDKVLEVGTGSGYQAAILAQLVPQVYSIERIRLLHDRARRLLQELKLYNARLRHGDGFQGWPAGAPFDAILLTAAPSRVPPALLEQLAPGGRLVAPEGDARQALVVYRKGPDGLQREHLEDVTFVPMLGGTQ from the coding sequence ATGGATACACGACGTTTTCAGGGCATCGGCATGACTTCGGAGCGCACCCGGCGCCGACTGGTGGACCGGCTGCGCGAGCGGGGCGTGGGCGATGAACGGGTGCTGGAGGCGATTCGCGCCACGCCCCGGCACCTTTTCCTGGACGAGGCGCTGGCGAGCCGCGCCTACGAAGACAGCTCCCTGCCCATCGGCCACGGCCAGACGCTCTCGCAGCCCTATATCGTCGCGCGCATGACCGAGACCCTGCTGGCGGAAGGCGTACCGGACAAGGTGCTGGAGGTGGGCACGGGCTCCGGCTATCAGGCCGCGATCCTCGCCCAACTGGTGCCCCAGGTGTATTCCATCGAGCGTATCCGGCTGCTCCACGACCGCGCCCGCCGGCTGCTGCAGGAACTGAAGCTCTACAACGCGCGGCTGCGCCACGGCGACGGCTTCCAGGGCTGGCCGGCCGGCGCCCCCTTCGACGCCATCCTGCTCACCGCCGCCCCCTCCCGCGTGCCCCCGGCGCTGCTCGAACAACTGGCCCCCGGCGGTCGGCTGGTCGCCCCGGAAGGCGATGCCCGCCAGGCGCTGGTGGTCTATCGCAAGGGGCCGGACGGCCTGCAGCGCGAACACCTGGAAGACGTGACCTTCGTGCCCATGCTGGGAGGTACCCAATGA
- a CDS encoding peptidoglycan DD-metalloendopeptidase family protein — protein MVDGSAIGRGRLVAALALLLLGAALLLSGCASNHRAPVYTRGEQSIPASGIYQVRRGDTLYSISFRHGLDYRRVAAWNRIGAPYRIYPGQKIRLRPASTKRASKPPVARSPKPAPKSRTPAPSRPASTAQKWRWPTEGKVVRGFSRNANGKQGIEIRGRLGQAIEAAAPGRVVYSGNGLRGYGNLVIIKHDSRYLTAYGYNRRILVQEGESVSRGQRIAEMGAGSDRQPTLHFELRVDGKPVDPLRYLPGR, from the coding sequence ATGGTTGACGGTAGCGCTATTGGCCGCGGGCGTCTTGTTGCTGCGCTAGCGCTGCTCCTGCTGGGGGCGGCGCTGCTGCTCAGTGGCTGCGCGAGCAACCACCGCGCACCGGTCTACACCCGCGGCGAGCAGAGCATACCGGCCAGCGGCATCTACCAGGTGCGCCGGGGCGACACCCTGTATTCCATCTCGTTCCGACACGGCCTGGATTACCGCCGGGTCGCCGCCTGGAACCGCATCGGTGCGCCATACCGCATCTATCCCGGTCAGAAGATCCGCTTGCGCCCGGCCAGCACCAAGCGTGCGTCGAAGCCCCCCGTGGCGCGCTCCCCGAAACCCGCCCCCAAGAGCCGAACCCCCGCGCCGTCGCGCCCCGCGTCCACCGCTCAGAAGTGGCGCTGGCCCACCGAGGGCAAGGTGGTGCGCGGCTTTTCCCGCAATGCCAACGGCAAGCAGGGCATAGAGATCCGCGGGCGGCTGGGGCAGGCCATCGAGGCCGCCGCCCCCGGGCGGGTGGTCTATAGCGGCAACGGCCTGCGCGGCTACGGCAATCTGGTGATCATCAAGCATGACAGCCGCTATCTCACGGCCTATGGCTACAACCGGCGTATTCTGGTGCAGGAGGGGGAATCGGTGTCGCGTGGGCAGCGGATCGCCGAGATGGGGGCGGGGTCGGATCGCCAGCCTACGTTGCATTTCGAGCTGCGGGTGGATGGCAAGCCGGTGGATCCGCTGCGGTATTTGCCGGGGCGATAG
- the surE gene encoding 5'/3'-nucleotidase SurE, with amino-acid sequence MRRILVSNDDGYRAPGIRALATALGAVAEVTLVAPERDRSGASNSLTLEYPLRAEAVGERRYRVQGTPTDCVHLAITGFLEQEPDMVVSGINAGANMGDDVLYSGTVAAAMEGRSLGLPAIAVSLVGPELRHYETAAQVAVTLVQRLEADPLPSDTILNVNVPDLPWERLAGFEATRLGQRHRAEGMIRAEDPRGRVIYWIGPPGDAQDAGPGTDFNAVERGFVSVTPLQVDLTRYQALEQVAGWVTGL; translated from the coding sequence ATGCGACGAATCCTGGTCAGTAACGACGATGGCTATCGGGCGCCGGGCATACGGGCGCTGGCCACGGCGCTGGGCGCGGTGGCCGAGGTCACCCTGGTCGCGCCGGAGCGCGACCGCAGCGGTGCGAGCAACTCCCTCACCCTGGAATACCCGCTGCGCGCCGAGGCCGTGGGCGAGCGTCGCTACCGGGTGCAGGGCACCCCCACGGACTGCGTGCATCTGGCCATCACCGGCTTCCTGGAGCAGGAGCCGGACATGGTGGTCTCGGGCATCAATGCCGGCGCCAACATGGGCGACGACGTGCTCTACAGCGGCACCGTGGCCGCCGCTATGGAAGGGCGCAGCCTGGGCCTGCCCGCCATCGCGGTTTCCCTGGTGGGGCCGGAGCTGCGCCACTATGAAACCGCCGCCCAGGTGGCCGTCACACTGGTCCAGCGCCTGGAAGCCGATCCCTTGCCCTCCGATACCATCCTCAACGTCAATGTGCCGGACCTGCCCTGGGAGCGGCTCGCCGGTTTCGAGGCCACCCGACTGGGGCAGCGCCACCGTGCCGAGGGCATGATTCGCGCCGAGGACCCGCGAGGCCGGGTCATTTACTGGATCGGCCCGCCGGGCGACGCCCAGGACGCCGGGCCGGGCACGGATTTCAACGCGGTGGAGCGCGGCTTCGTGTCGGTGACACCGCTGCAGGTGGATCTCACCCGCTACCAGGCGCTGGAGCAGGTGGCCGGCTGGGTGACGGGGCTATGA
- the eno gene encoding phosphopyruvate hydratase, which produces MATIKDILAREVLDSRGNPTVEADVTLDNGVMGRAAVPSGASTGAREAVELRDGDKSRYLGKGVRQAVENVNTVIREALTGMDVDDLAAIDAKMIELDGTDNKGRLGANALLAVSLAAAQAAAKQAGVSLYRHLNPQGPWVLPVPMMNILNGGAHADNSVDIQEFMVMPIGFDRFSEALRCGTEIFHALKNVLKRQGLNTAVGDEGGFAPDLPSNEAALEVIRDAVAEAGYTLGGDVYLALDVASSEFYKDGKYVLESEGKSFDAAGFVDFLAGLVDRYPIVSIEDGMAEDDWEGWKLLTERLGEKVQLVGDDLFVTNTAILQQGIDTGTANSILIKVNQIGTLTETLNAIRLADEAGYSAVVSHRSGETEDYTIADLAVATTATQIKTGSASRSDRIAKYNQLLRIEQELGEQAGYAGRDAFPNLKSF; this is translated from the coding sequence ATGGCGACGATCAAGGACATCCTGGCACGCGAAGTGCTCGACTCCCGCGGCAACCCCACGGTGGAAGCCGACGTCACCCTGGACAACGGTGTCATGGGCCGGGCCGCCGTGCCCTCCGGCGCTTCCACCGGGGCGCGCGAGGCCGTGGAGCTGCGCGACGGCGACAAGAGCCGCTACCTGGGCAAGGGCGTGCGCCAGGCCGTGGAGAACGTCAACACGGTGATCCGTGAGGCGCTCACCGGCATGGATGTGGACGATCTGGCCGCCATCGACGCGAAAATGATCGAGCTGGACGGCACCGACAACAAGGGCCGGCTGGGCGCCAACGCGCTGCTGGCCGTGTCCCTGGCCGCCGCCCAGGCCGCCGCGAAGCAGGCCGGCGTGTCCCTGTACCGGCATCTGAACCCGCAGGGCCCCTGGGTGCTGCCGGTGCCCATGATGAACATCCTCAACGGCGGTGCCCATGCCGACAACTCCGTGGATATCCAGGAGTTCATGGTCATGCCCATCGGCTTCGACCGCTTCAGCGAAGCCCTGCGCTGCGGCACCGAGATCTTCCATGCCCTGAAGAACGTGTTGAAGCGCCAGGGGCTGAACACCGCCGTGGGCGACGAGGGCGGCTTCGCCCCGGACCTGCCCTCCAACGAGGCGGCCCTGGAAGTGATCCGCGACGCCGTGGCCGAGGCCGGCTACACCCTGGGCGGGGACGTGTACCTGGCGCTGGATGTGGCCAGCTCCGAGTTCTACAAGGACGGCAAGTACGTGCTGGAGAGCGAGGGCAAGTCCTTCGACGCCGCCGGCTTCGTCGACTTCCTGGCCGGGCTGGTGGATCGTTACCCCATCGTCTCCATCGAGGACGGCATGGCCGAGGACGACTGGGAAGGCTGGAAGCTGCTCACCGAGCGCCTGGGCGAGAAGGTGCAGCTGGTGGGCGACGATCTGTTCGTCACCAACACCGCCATCCTCCAGCAGGGCATCGATACGGGCACCGCCAACTCCATCCTCATCAAGGTCAACCAGATCGGCACCCTCACCGAGACCCTGAACGCCATCCGCCTGGCCGACGAGGCGGGCTACTCCGCCGTGGTCTCCCACCGCTCCGGCGAGACCGAGGATTACACCATCGCCGATCTGGCCGTGGCCACCACCGCCACCCAGATCAAGACCGGCTCCGCCTCGCGCTCCGACCGCATCGCCAAGTACAACCAGTTGCTGCGCATCGAGCAGGAGCTGGGCGAGCAGGCGGGCTATGCCGGACGCGACGCCTTCCCCAACCTGAAGAGCTTCTGA
- the ftsB gene encoding cell division protein FtsB yields MRWVTAGLAVILLLLQYALWFGEGGLIELWRLEEAVATQRAENTELRQRNVTLEAEVKDLKSGLEAVEERARGELGMIRDGEVFYQVVEE; encoded by the coding sequence ATGCGCTGGGTGACTGCGGGGCTGGCGGTGATCCTGCTGCTCCTGCAGTACGCCCTGTGGTTCGGCGAGGGCGGGCTGATCGAGCTGTGGCGGCTGGAAGAGGCCGTGGCGACGCAGCGCGCCGAGAACACCGAACTGCGCCAGCGCAACGTCACCCTGGAGGCCGAGGTGAAGGATCTGAAGAGCGGACTGGAAGCCGTGGAAGAGCGCGCGCGCGGGGAGCTGGGCATGATTCGCGACGGTGAGGTGTTCTACCAGGTGGTGGAGGAATGA
- the ispF gene encoding 2-C-methyl-D-erythritol 2,4-cyclodiphosphate synthase — MRIGQGFDAHRFAPGTRLVLGGVEIPHDQGLEAHSDGDVLLHAITDAVLGAAGLGDLGKHFPDTDQAFAGIDSRLLLRDAVEKAAAAGWRLVNVDATVIAQQPRLAPHVPAMRAHIAADLRLAQGAVNLKATTTEHMGFTGRGEGIAALAVVLLEAR; from the coding sequence ATGCGGATCGGGCAGGGCTTTGACGCTCATCGCTTCGCGCCGGGCACCCGGTTGGTGCTGGGCGGCGTGGAGATCCCCCACGACCAGGGCCTGGAAGCCCATTCCGACGGTGATGTGCTGCTGCACGCCATCACCGACGCGGTGCTGGGCGCCGCGGGGCTGGGGGATCTGGGCAAGCATTTTCCGGATACCGATCAGGCTTTCGCCGGCATAGACAGCCGCCTGTTATTGCGTGACGCGGTGGAGAAGGCCGCGGCGGCGGGCTGGCGGCTGGTGAACGTGGACGCCACGGTCATCGCCCAGCAGCCGCGCCTGGCCCCTCATGTGCCCGCCATGCGCGCGCACATCGCCGCCGACCTGCGCCTGGCGCAAGGCGCGGTCAACCTCAAGGCCACCACCACCGAACACATGGGCTTCACCGGCCGGGGCGAAGGCATCGCCGCGTTGGCGGTGGTGCTGCTGGAGGCCCGATGA